The DNA sequence GGGGTATTAATCAGTGTCCCTTTCCTCTACCTACAATTTCCCTTATTAATAGCAAGTGCTCCCCACACTCTTTTAACCTACCAGACACAGTGAAAATGAGAGTGTGTTATGTTATTAATAGAGAACTATTTCAAGCTACTTTTCCTCCCTTCAATATCTCTATCCCTCTCAATACTCTCCTTTGGTCAATGTCTTCTCTTCTCACATTGATCCGTATCTTCGTTAAGCAAATAATACCCCTATTGAAAGTGAACCCTAATTTTCCACAAACTAAAATTTCTGTACGAATAAAGTGACAAATAAACtatttaagatttatattttaaatagattaattttaaaaaaatatatttataaaattttttataataataaatgtagacaaatatatttaaattaagattttataCTCTAATTATAAGATTAATCTGAAGATAATATGTTCACtatatttattatcataaaaaatttgttagtatttttttaaaaaaattaatatgttcgaaatataaatttttaaaaaattatttatcattctACTCTTTCTTTAAATCACtgttttttttgttaattcttaaaTTTTACCTTGCAAACTTAACTCTACTGGCCACACACGTTGACATGATAACTGATAAGTGAAacatactaattttttaaaagtttttgttAGAATTTGGAAtacaatatatttataaaatatagagaattttataaattataataatatatagataaattataatattttaatattttattaatattaaataacaaattatttttctaatttttgttcatattaaataattttagataattttttatattaataactactAATAGATACTATATTTTAATCCAGTTCAAGAATATAaggcaaaaataaaattaagcacATCTTTCTACTAAAATATAGTTGAACACAAATGACATATATATCATGTTTAAAATATCCATCTTGAAAATATAATAATTCAATATAGTATTGGTAATTAAttctataataatttattaattcaaACAAAATCGTCTCTATATTCAAAGATTATAAGTaatcttttttataatattttttaattcgatAGACTAATGACTTTTatgaataatgtgaataataaattttaaaattagtccaataaaataaaaatacactatattctaaattattcaaataaactaaattttaatattaaaataataaattaaatatcagaTATATctgttattcatattatttaatatttttattatctaccaATACTTTTCCTTTAAAAAACGAAGCATTGCTTAACCATTACTAAACTTAAGATTAgctgaaaaaatatttaaaaccgAAAAGATTACGGCTAAAGATAAATCCTCTCCCTCAACTATATAAGTAGCTACCACAACCATTCACCTTTCCATAACCATAACACAAACCGCAAACACTTCTCTTctcactctctttctctcttaaaAAAACAAACACTTTTCCAGTTTCTTAACTTCAATTCACTAAACATGACTCGCATGCTAAGAATCCTCCAATCCACCACCGCCAACAACGCCACCACTACCACCGCCATAGCTGCTGCCGTGCCACCGGCCGAGGCAGCCTCAGTCGAGTCCGACTTCGTCGTCATCCTCGCTGCGCTGCTCTGCGCACTCATCTGCGTCGTCGGCCTCATCGCCGTCGCACGATGCGCCTGGCTCCGCCGCGTCCCCGTCGCAGGCACCGGAGCATCTCCACATCAGGCACTCGCCAACCGTGGACTCAAGAAGAAGGTACTCAACTCGTTACCAAAATTCACCTACGTCGACGGCGACGGCGCCGGTGCCGGTAACGGTGCTGACGCCGGCGTCCGGAGGAAGTGGACAGCCTCATCGGAATGCTCAATTTGTCTGGCGGAATTCGCCGCCGGCGACGAGGTCAGGGTGCTTCCGCAGTGTGGCCATGGCTTCCACGTGGCATGTATTGACACGTGGCTGGGATCACACTCCTCCTGCCCGTCCTGCCGCGCCGTCCTGGCCGTTGGGAGATGCCAAAAATGCGGCCAGTTTCCGGCCGTTCCAAACGGTGCTACCGTAGTAGCAATTGCCGGCGAAACAGAATTAAAATCTGTCGTCGGCAACAGCAATGGTAACGCCGGAAGTAATAGCCGGCATGCTAGCAATGATTTCTTGCCTTAAAAGTTATATTTCTAaagaaaattcgaaaaattacCACAAAGGTGTAATTAGTTGCAATTATACCAGATAAGAGTATTATTGCTGCCACAGGCACGGTTGCGGATCATAATTAAAAACCAAAGATGTATTTCTATGTATATTTTTAGAGGcttcttcttaatttttgttatttttttattgctAGTTTTTGTTTTAGTCCTTTAAGTTGATCTGAAGAGATTGATTATTTGGGCGATTTTTCTCTTGTTAACACCCTTCCCTACTTGAAGTAGTTATTACCCtctttaatttgttttgtttaatcttttttttttcttttacaaaggAAGTGTATGTACTCTATAATCTAATTGTATATATAactttattattcaataatcTTAGTCATAATTTTACTGTGCTACAatttttctcttttacttttttgtCTCAAGGGACATGGTCTCCATTGTTTTAGAATAGCACAAGATGATCAACGAGGATGAGTAAAATTTGCAATTATTTTCATTTCTCTGTAGAAACTAACATGCTGTAATaaaagatttggatttttttaatatataaaattagtgTAGCAGTGAATTGAGGGGGAGAATATATAATTCTAGttataagaaataaaaagttaattatgGAACTCTTAAATTAAGTTTTCAAGCCAAGTACAGAAGTAGTTTTTGGAAAAGGACAACCCAATAATAATGCCTCTAGTATGGAAAATGTTACTGTATtttcctctttattttcttttgtttgtatttttttaacaTCAAAATCATGCATTAGCATTTTGTTATAGCAATAGACATGCTATGTCTCACTTATAGTAGACATTAAAGCAATGACATGTAACTAAAACTGCATGCGTGATCATCTAGCTAGTTGGAAAGTTGGATTATTATAGATTatggattaaaaataataataataattaaaaaaaaacatgttaTGGCATGGCATGGTATGGCATGCATGATATATATACTCTGCAATCTGCATAGAAGAATGTAATATGTAAATAGATCAAAAATCGTATTAGTTACCAACTCCTATAgtctaaataaaattcatattttatttaatgataaattgTTTACATAATATGTAAGGTCTTGAAATGTTATATAGTCCAAACAAGAAGCGCTGTGGTTTTGAAACTTCCTGTGTGTCTATACTCAGTTTATGTTCTACTTTTTGTTTTGAGTTTATGCAGCATGAAAAACTGGTTtcagcttttcttttctttttctaaatgcACTTTTGTTGGGTACCAATTATTACCAAGCATTCTCTGACCAAGAAAAAAGGGGAACTACCATTACCAAGCACTTTGTAGTTTGTACCAATTATTACCAAGCATGTAGTCATAATTGTGCATATTTGTGCATCAATTAGGTCAGTCATACTAATGAGAAGAAGTATTATTTTGAGTAAAAGGGTATCAAGAAATTTTCATAATGTTAATGCTCAATGCTAAACCATCACTAGTTAGAATATAAGTAACCTAAGCTTCTACTAGAAGCTTGATTTCCACTAGGTGTAGTGTTgatccttttatttctttttttagtatttaactaatctattttgaaaaaagaaatacCCAGAAATAGGGACCAagacaaattaaaataaaggttaaAGTGAAGATAAGACAAAAGAGGGAACATAAAGGTAGTGCAAGTGTTTATTTTATGGAGTTAaagaaataataacaataatagagAGTTATTAAATAAAGGTGGTGATGCCTTTTGGGTACCTACAATATGGTGATGGTCCTCTTCTTGCAtctatccaaattcccattaactATCTTTCTTAATGGGAGGTCTATAAATAAGAGTTTCAACACCGTTGATGCCTAATTGTGTAGAAAAAGTAATACTTTGATGGCATCTTTCTACACTGTTGTTtagtagaataataataatataatgtatGTTTTTGTGTGGCCCCACCCACCATTTATCTTCCTAGGTTATCTTCTATTCCCCCCTCTCATGTGAAGCTTTAGTGAGAACAACTCACTAGCAAAGTTGAAAGTTGAGACTCGAAAAAGCAATATCCATATTTCCCTCAGATTCTCTAGATACATTATTAGGAAGCACCATGATTGCCAAAATATTACATccattttcccctttttttttcctttcctttttttcttgTCATATGTAACTAACTACTGTTATAAAAGTTCTACTAATTCGATTTTAAGagtatcttagttttaaattctaAACTCCAAATCATACTTCGTTAATCGAATCATGGAACACCCATGTTTAATTAGATTTATTTTCACACcattttttctttacttttttgtttttatccTAGTTGAGTTGGGGGAGTCATCAATCTATTGCTACTTTgcctactttctttttcttcatactTTTTTCCTTACCTTTTCCTTAGTATCTGACTTATCAGATGATGACAACTCCGTAGGCAAGTTGTTAGCTTTGCATACTACCTACTCTTTTTCCCCCCTCTTGTGACTCCTCAAATAAGTGCTGGTCAAATTTTTGAGATACCTTATGCTTTGGCCATCATCCATTGTATCGAAACTTGATTGTTACCTAAATTAATAATAGCTGTTTTATCATACCTACCACTGCTTACAGGTAAGGCTTTGTTAGCAAATTAAGAAACACACACAAAGCACATGAAATGATAGTAACTTATTCTTTTACTTCTACCCTCTAACTGGGGTTCTGTTttatatacatcaaatactttgtttaatataagaaaaatacttcactacaaaaaaaaaaaaaaatactagaatATGTGACCAATTATGATAGgagcaattttttctttttaaccaccATAACTTCTTCCAACCACTAAAATATGCTGCCATCTATGTGACAATTGTTTCTGAAAGAAATGAGGTAATCTATGCAGTAATGCAGCACAGTTCATATGTTAAAAAAAGAAAGAGTCATAAAGAGAGGTAAAGAAACTCATTCTAGTTTTTGAAAAACAACTAATCACCTCGTTTGACTATGTCAATTTTTCGGTCCTTCTAAGGTGAAAGCATTTTGACTAGTGAGTATTTTTCAATCAACTCTTCAGCTTACAGAACTGCAGAATGTGCTCAAGCTATCCACACAACACTATATTCATGTTAAGTACCATGAACATGGCCACATCATAATATTTTAACCATGTGCAGGAGCTACCAAGAGTAGCATGAAGAAGGACCCAATCCTTGTGGAAGAGGTTTGAGAGGTAGCATATCTTCCGAGTAATGCTCAAAATAAGTACCATGAAAGACATGCATTGATGGTTCTGTTAAACTTATAACTGAATTATGTAGAGTCAACATCTAATATGAACTAAGTTTCCTCTTCATCACTCTCACCCCCGAATAAGGAAGCCATTTTCATAGCAAGCTTGGCAGCCATGTCTCTCCTTTGGAAATCAGGCATCAACCTTAAACCTGCACGCATGTTCCCAATCTCGGACATCAACTGTTCCAAATCGTCTAACTCAAGACATTTATTCTCATCTTCAGAATGCATGATATTGTGTGAGAAGTTCTTGTTATCCTCGCCTTCAGACCCAGTACTTGATGTTGTGGGTGGGACATCTTTATCAGATTTAATTTCATTCTTGTATTCACAATCTGTATTTGTATTGTTTTGAGGAACCAATCCCCCAGCATCCAAAGAAGTCGCGGATACCCATGCTTGTTCAATTCCATCCCAAGGATCAGCTGAACCAGCCGACAGAACTTCATATTCTTGTtcataatcagattcttctgatGATAACTCTGAAGAAAAACAGAGAACCAAAATTAGTGCTTGTATTGCACTGCCTGGCATATATTCGACATCAATAAAAGTGCCATACATCACACTTTAAGAAATGTGAGAGAAGAAAAATACCCTCTTTTGTAGGAAATGATGGTTGACTTATCCTATCACCAGATTTCAATACCATTCCAGGCCACATATGAGCAGAAAGAGCACCATAGAGACGTTCAACTCCTTGTAAATCACCATCTATAGACAAACCTGTAAACAGCAGTTCTTTTCTCTCAGAAATGGAATAAATGTATGTAAATCAtataatttggaaaaaaaaattccaacataAGTCAATGTTATTCGGCAGGAAAGTTTGGTCATGAATAATGGCATTCCTACATGAACATGATCTATTAATCATCAATCTTAAATGACCCATCAATCAGCATCTGCCATAGCAAAAAGCAGACTACTGTTCAATGGATTGTGTTGGCTTTAAAACAGGGAGGAGAATTTTACATTTGTCAAAATCAGCATTAGAAGCACAAGCCTCAATGAATTCAATATTGTGTTCGGTGCACCATTCCAAGCAGGACCTTCTGATATCCCATGATGGTTCTTCATCTCCCAGTAAACTAGTTCCTTCAGATTCAGATATTCCATATCTAGGGAGCTCCGAATAAGGATCAATAGCAGAGTCTTCAAGTTTCAGTAACCGTCTTCTGTATTCAGCATGAACTGGATGACCTGGAAGGAGGTCCACTTTGTTTCCAATGCATAATAATATCTCAAAGTTTTGAATATCAGTGCCAGATACCCAATCTTGGAGAGCAGTTAGAGAAGATGGCTGCATATaacaagaaaaatgaaaattaagtTTACATTATATGAATATGTCACTGTAAATGCAAGCTTAAGGCAGgcagaataaaaaaaagtaaccGAAGAATAGTTCACATGAATATTGATGTGTTTTGTTTATAGTTTGCAAACCAAGGTTCagtctaacaaaaaaaaataaactttttataCTTCTGTCCAAACTATAGCACATGGTTAAAAACCATGTTAAAATATAGCTCAAACATAATGTTAAACAGGCCGAAATTAGTTGAAACTTGGTCTGCTTGCTTCAAACCATTGTTTGAGATTCCTCATGACCAAAAACAAGACACACTAAAACAATGAAAGTAACCAAGATTTTTTCATGGAATAAATGATCGTTGACCAAAAGAACAAATTGAAGAGTAGTCAAGTGAAGGAACTAACATTATTCATGTCAAAAACCATCACCAGTGCTGCTGCCTGTTGAAACACGGGCAGGTTCCGGACAGAAAAATCATCACGAAGATGAGCCATCCACACAGAAACATCAGCAGTATAGTACTTAGTGTTGATAGTCCATCTGTTCAATCCCAGTCAAACACACACCCAATAACATTTAAAATTATGCTTCGAATAAGTTCGATAAAATAAAAGCTACTCAAAGTCAACGTACCCATGTACATTTACTTCAGAAGCTGAATCAAAAGcatcttcactatcaacagagagCAACcctaaaattgaaatcaaatacaACCAAATCCACATTACttcatgtaaaaatatattagaaCAACTAAATTAAGAAATAACTGCAGTGTGGACATAGCGTACCAATGATATGTTTTCCAACtgattaagaaaatattttgatgtAGTTACTATCCAACTAAATTAAGCATAACTCATCAAGAAGGTTCTACTATTAGAATCCATGACTCGGCAATCACACACACATTTGATACAATATAATCTAATGACAGCATAATAAACTTTACATTAATACTTAATATTGGGGTGTAAAGTGGGGAAGAATTGTGAATCCATTACTGGTATTTGCTTACAAGTAAAGTAATATCTCTAATTAGCTAACTAATATCTCTAATTAGCTTAAATAAATCACATTAAGTGTAATACTTAAGAGTATACATACAGCAttcaaaattaatcattaaaccTTATTGCATTTGCACACCAATTGAACTTCATAAGTCataactactactactactacagcATCTAGGTTTGATCCAATCACTTTTAAGTAAAAAACGAACGATAGTATCTAAGCAAGAATTATGCTAAAAAGTGTTACTTCAAAACAATATCTATATGAATATCAAGCACTAAAATTAGAGCAAACCAAAGTTAATAATCCAATTACAAATAAAATTGGTAAaccaaagatatttttttttttaattaaaaacaaacgagaagaagaaagggaaagagaaagaTACGTGAAAGGATGGTTCGTTTGCCGACGTTGGAGGATCCAATGACGAATATGGCGGGTCGGTTCTCCAGAGAAGCAATCGGCGATTCCATTTTTTTGAGCTCCGAAACTTCGATTTGGCTGCTCTCACTCTCGCAGAGATGGGTAAGACTAAGAACTAAGAAGAAAATGAACCTGTAAAGCAGCTaaggtttaattaaaaaaaaataattatcctAATCCTATCCTAGTTCACTATTCACtaaatttataactaaatttatgtatattttcttttaattaggtttttatacgattttttattttataattaaattattttatattaaaaacactaaaattaatttttttaaaaaacatatgatcaaatttaattaattttttaattattagtatctttaatttacaaaaaaatattttattaattttaatattttttatattaataaaaattaattataaaactaaaaataatataaaaattcaattaaaaatatatataattacaaatttaataaaattataaaaattaatagagtaattacatattaaaaaaaatcgtttaatcaaaataaaaatagattaagtTAACCATAGAGTATAATTTagacaacttcaaaagacataattgcaatagttaatttcattttacaactaaatattatatttttgaatACTATAAGTACTATTGTGGTACTATAACAACAACTTCAAGTTGATATTTTTGAATTGTGATCAATAATATTCAAAAGTAATTTATAGAATTGAATTATCTTAACATTAGTAtagattaattaaattatatgaaGTAATTTCGTATATCATATTAATTAATGATATTTAACCATTTATATTAGTATTGCATTAACATTGATAGATTAGGAAGTTTGTGTTTTCATAAGTGACGGACTCATTAAGTTAGTAATGTTAAAAACTCAGATTAAATTGATTAATCAATTAAATTTGaggagttaaattttaatttggccTGATATTCAGAATGACTCCCATAATTTCGTTAAccccaattaaaattttaaaatttacaattGTGGCTCCATCTTATCCCTGCGATCATCTCTGTCATCAGAATGTTGATATAGCGCAATCGCATGATATGGTAAACACTACTTAAACGACGGCACATCGTTTTCGTGACGGAAATGATCACAAGGGCAAGTTAAAGCCACAATTACAAATTTGGGGGTTTTAACTGAGACAACAAAATTGTGGAGGTCATTTTAAATATCAAACTAaattttagggactaaattgagatTTAACTCAAATTTGAAAGACTAAAATGAGATTATTAGTGAGGTTTCCTTTGTTAAGGATTTGCAAACTGACCCCTAAAACGTTGGAAAATTACGACAacactttttagtttttttaaaccCCACACACACAGGTAACGTTAGCGGAACCCTAAAAAGCGTAGGTAAGTGAAAGCTTCGCAAATCTCACTTTTTTCGCAGAGCTCGCAACGCTTTCACCAGCTATCTGCTCGTCGATTTTCCGTCACGTGAGTTTTGATCTACCATTGTCgtgttctttctctttctttaggTTCTGATTGTGGGAAATTTCGTTCTTTTACTTTGTTGATTTGTGTTTTCAGCTGTGTATATGAATCACTGTGATTTGTGATAGTGCATGCAGTGAGAATAAAGTTCAAGCTActtatcaaaaattttaatttgctgTTAGGTAGGGTCAGAAGCATTTCTAGAAGAGAAATGTGTTTCTGAAAGCTTGAATTGCGATGCTAGTTATACATTAAATTAGGGCACAACTGAAAGTTACATTACAATCCGTCGCTTTGAAAAACATGTTAGTTGTTACTAA is a window from the Arachis hypogaea cultivar Tifrunner chromosome 1, arahy.Tifrunner.gnm2.J5K5, whole genome shotgun sequence genome containing:
- the LOC112797425 gene encoding RING-H2 finger protein ATL8; its protein translation is MTRMLRILQSTTANNATTTTAIAAAVPPAEAASVESDFVVILAALLCALICVVGLIAVARCAWLRRVPVAGTGASPHQALANRGLKKKVLNSLPKFTYVDGDGAGAGNGADAGVRRKWTASSECSICLAEFAAGDEVRVLPQCGHGFHVACIDTWLGSHSSCPSCRAVLAVGRCQKCGQFPAVPNGATVVAIAGETELKSVVGNSNGNAGSNSRHASNDFLP
- the LOC112797434 gene encoding uncharacterized protein translates to MESPIASLENRPAIFVIGSSNVGKRTILSRLLSVDSEDAFDSASEVNVHGWTINTKYYTADVSVWMAHLRDDFSVRNLPVFQQAAALVMVFDMNNPSSLTALQDWVSGTDIQNFEILLCIGNKVDLLPGHPVHAEYRRRLLKLEDSAIDPYSELPRYGISESEGTSLLGDEEPSWDIRRSCLEWCTEHNIEFIEACASNADFDKCLSIDGDLQGVERLYGALSAHMWPGMVLKSGDRISQPSFPTKEELSSEESDYEQEYEVLSAGSADPWDGIEQAWVSATSLDAGGLVPQNNTNTDCEYKNEIKSDKDVPPTTSSTGSEGEDNKNFSHNIMHSEDENKCLELDDLEQLMSEIGNMRAGLRLMPDFQRRDMAAKLAMKMASLFGGESDEEET